Proteins found in one Scomber scombrus chromosome 15, fScoSco1.1, whole genome shotgun sequence genomic segment:
- the pdlim5b gene encoding PDZ and LIM domain protein 5b codes for MSSSYNVSLAGPAPWGFRLQGGKDFCLPLTISRLTDGGKAAKAKMIVGDIILSINGISTDSMTHLEAQNKIKACTGNLSLTLQSPSNAPKNGVPKDEPQEIIKPVPITHPAPSTTYTKPSNPPNIAYNKTARPFGGDSSAVTASSSPAASKVASIPSESSAFTPAAPSQPPQPPFPLKSKLTASDTAPANSFPRSSPARAAFTSPSASSSSSNSSSPARVTAPSSQSNVPQSSVYNTPINLYSNVNACEVAMGQRRGLLESQGLSEQFNGNPGVELEVNHVSPVSDSSKKRLIEDTEDWHPRTGTSQSRSFRILAQLTGTEKEQVPENSGKNEAVDKTTPAVHTLPAAKTYSKSAAAPRNGNVVPSSNFKSPAAKNKPPFQLGGPSGFPKGGAAPSFGKVGSAAPKGPERPTPQPHPQDLDSLVQRAEHIPAGTRTPMCNKCNNVIRGPFLVAMGMAWHPEEFNCSHCHSSLTDRGFVEEKGQVYCEHCYEQFLAPTCARCNQKILGEIMNALKQTWHVNCFVCVACQQPIRGNMFHMEDGQPYCEQDYYTMFGTNCHGCDFPIEAGDKFLEALGFTWHDTCFVCAVCSNALQGQAFFSKKDKPLCKKHAHTVNI; via the exons CTGACAGATGGAGGCAAAGCAGCCAAAGCCAAGATGATCGTCGGAGACATTATTCTATCCATTAATGGCATTTCCACAGACAGCATGACTCACCTAGAGGCCCAGAACAAGATTAAAGCCTGTACAGGCAATCTCAGCCTCACTCTGCAGAg tCCCTCAAATGCCCCTAAAAATGGAGTGCCTAAG GACGAACCTCAAGAAATCATTAAGCCTGTCCCAATCACTCACCCTGCCCCGAGCACCACATACACCAAGCCATCAAATCCGCCTAATATTGCATACAACAAGACAGCCCGGCCATTTGGGGGGGACAGCAGTGCAGTgacagcttcttcttctccagcTGCCTCCAAAGTAGCCTCCATCCCCTCTGAATCCTCTGCTTTCACACCAGCTGCCCCTTCTCAACCACCGCAGCCTCCATTTCCGCTGAAGTCAAAACTCACTGCTTCAGACACAGCTCCGGCCAACTCGTTTCCCAGGTCTAGCCCTGCTCGTGCCGCCTTCACCTCCCCatctgcctcttcctcctcatctaactcctcctctccagccAGAGTGACAGCCCCTTCCTCCCAATCCAATGTCCCACAGTCCTCTGTCTATAACACACCTATCAACCTCTACTCCAATGTCAATGCCTGCGAGGTGGCTATGGGACAGAGACGAGGTCTTTTGGAGAGCCAGGGTCTGTCAGAACAGTTCAACGG GAATCCCGGTGTGGAGCTTGAGGTGAACCACGTGTCCCCAGTCAGTGATTCCAGCAAGAAGCGTCTGATTGAGGACACGGAGGACTGGCACCCGAGAACTGGCACCTCCCAGTCCCGCTCCTTCCGTATCCTGGCCCAGCTCACTGGCACCGAGAAAG AGCAAGTTCCAGAGAACAGTGGAAAGAA TGAGGCAGTTGACAAAACCACTCCTGCTGTGCACACCTTGCCTGCAGCAAAAACATATTCCAAATCTGCAGCGGCACCCAGGAATGGCAACGTTGTCCCTTCTTCCAACTTCAAGAGCCCTGCAGCCAAGAACAAGCCCCCCTTCCAGCTTGGAGGTCCATCAG GCTTTCCTAAGGGCGGAGCAGCTCCTTCCTTTGGCAAAGTTGGCAGCGCTGCTCCCAAAGGTCCAGAACGCCCCACCCCACAGCCACATCCACAGGACCTTGACTCTCTGGTGCAGCGAGCTGAGCACATCCCAGCTGGTACACGTACCCCGATGTGCAACAAGTGCAACAACGTCATCAG GGGCCCGTTTCTCGTGGCCATGGGCATGGCTTGGCACCCAGAGGAATTCAACTGTTCTCACTGCCACTCCTCCCTGACGGACCGTGGATTCGTGGAGGAGAAGGGCCAGGTGTACTGCGAACATTGCTATGAGCAGTTCTTGGCTCCCACCTGTGCCCGATGCAACCAGAAGATTCTGGGA gaaATCATGAATGCCTTGAAACAGACCTGGCATGTCAactgttttgtctgtgtggCCTGCCAACAGCCAATTAGAGGCAACATGTTTCATATGGAGGATGGACAGCCATACTGTGAACAGG ACTACTACACCATGTTTGGGACAAACTGCCACGGCTGTGACTTCCCCATTGAGGCAGGGGACAAGTTCCTGGAGGCTCTTGGATTCACCTGGCATGACACGTGCTTTGTGTGTGCG GTCTGCAGCAATGCTCTGCAGGGTCAAGCATTCTTCTCCAAAAAAGACAAGCCATTGTGCAAGAAACATGCCCACACTGTCAACATCTGA